The Desulfuromonas sp. genome segment GCATTGAGCGCCTCCGGCCGGTAATAGAGGCGGGTCAGGGATCCCGGCCCGGTCAGGTGGTCGCAGAGATAGTCCCGCATCGGCCCCCGGAACCATTCGTTCACCGGCACCCGGAACCCGACCTTGGGGCGCTCCAGAATGCTCTCCGGCAGGATTCTCTTCATCGCCTCCCGGAGGATCCACTTGGTCTGGCGCCCGCGAACCCTGAAGCGGTCCGGAAGGGAGGAAGCGAACGCTGCCAGTTCGTGATCCATGAAGGGCATGCGCGCCTCCAGGGAGGCCGCCATGGTCATGCGGTCCCCCCGCTCGAGGAGGTTGTCCGGAAGCCAGCTCGTCTGGTCGAAATAGAGGATTCTGCGAAGGGCGCTGTTGCCGCTCTCCACGTCAAAAGGGGGACCGGAGAAGGCCGGATCCATCTTCGGGGAAGGCCGGAATGCGACCAACTGCTCCCGCTCCCGGTGCGAGAGAGCTCCGAACCAACGCGGAAGACGGTCATGGTCATGGTCCAGGCCAAGGTTGACGATCGCGGTCTTGGCCCGTCGGAACCTGTAGGGAAGGGCTTTGACCAGCGGTTCGAAAAGACGGTGGCGAATCCCCGCGGGCAGCAGCTGATAGGGGCGAACATAGCGCTCGAAAACGTGTTTCGGATACCCCCCCAGCACCTCGTCGCTCCCCTCCCCGGTCAGGACCATCTTCACGCTCTTGCGCGCCTCCCTGGCAAGGAGGTAGATCGGGATGTCGGAAGGTTCCGCAACGGGAGCGTCACGGAACCGGACCAGGGCCTCGAGTTCGTCCATCAGGTGGTCCTGGGAAACGACCAGCTCCTGGTGCTCGGTGCGGAACTCCCGGGCGATGAGGGCGGCATGGGAGAGTTCGCTGTACTGCTCTTCGCGGAACCCGACCGAAAAGGTCTTCACCGGAAGGTTGCTGTGGCGGGCCATCAGGGCGACGACCGCCGACGAGTCGATTCCGCCGGAGAGGAAGGCCCCGAAGGGAACGTCGCTGACCATGCGAATGGCGACCGATTC includes the following:
- the asnB gene encoding asparagine synthase (glutamine-hydrolyzing), with protein sequence MCGIAGFALRGQEHRKNEELLSAMARTLAHRGPDDEGFFHASSRSGETSIGLAHRRLSIIDLAGGHQPLGNEDGSIQIVFNGEVYNFASLRQDLIGRGHRFLTNSDTETVVHAYEEYGEDCVDHLRGMFAFAIWDANREKLLLARDRFGKKPLFVHQRGEELLFASEIKAILSFPGVSAGVDRDALWDYLAYRYVPGPATLFAGIRKLPPGTVAVWEDGKLRERTFYRPPDGDLRREGAHGDDPVGAFLDQLDESVAIRMVSDVPFGAFLSGGIDSSAVVALMARHSNLPVKTFSVGFREEQYSELSHAALIAREFRTEHQELVVSQDHLMDELEALVRFRDAPVAEPSDIPIYLLAREARKSVKMVLTGEGSDEVLGGYPKHVFERYVRPYQLLPAGIRHRLFEPLVKALPYRFRRAKTAIVNLGLDHDHDRLPRWFGALSHREREQLVAFRPSPKMDPAFSGPPFDVESGNSALRRILYFDQTSWLPDNLLERGDRMTMAASLEARMPFMDHELAAFASSLPDRFRVRGRQTKWILREAMKRILPESILERPKVGFRVPVNEWFRGPMRDYLCDHLTGPGSLTRLYYRPEALNAILDEHVKGRQNHEKLLWTLLNLEIWHRQYGVTA